In Runella sp. SP2, the genomic window ACAAATTTGGTATTGTCACAACGCCTAAAGAAGCGGATGCCAATTTCAAAAAAGGAGTCATTTCATTTCCGATGGGGATGGAAAACGGCGCACCGTTACAAACCATTTCGGATGTGGCTTATTTCCGCAAAAAAGGCATCAGCTACGTAACCTTGACCCACGGTAAAGACAACCTCATTTGTGATTCGTCGTACGATACTACGCACACGCACAAGGGCTTGAGCGCTTATGGGCGAGACGTAGTCAAAGAAATGAACCGCGTTGGCATCATGGTGGACATTTCGCACGTTTCGGATGATGCTTTTTACCAAGCCATTGAGCTATCATCGGTACCAGTGATTGCGTCGCACTCTTCGTGTCGGTATTTTACGCCTACTTTCAAGCGGAATATGTCGGACGATATGATTAAGCTTTTGGCTAAAAAAGGGGGAGTGATTCAAATCAATTTTGGCTCCAGCTTTTTAGATGAAAAATACCGTCAACAAATTGAAGCTTTGCAAGATAAGTTTGGTAAAGCGCTGAAAGACAAAGGTATCAAAATGGGTACGCCCGAAGCTGACGAGTTTCAAAAACAATTCCAAAAAGAAAATCCTGTACTTTTTGCGGACGTAGAAACGGTTGCCGACCACATCGACCACGTCGTGAAATTGACAGGAAGTACCAAGCACGTGGGCATTGGGTCAGATTTCGACGGAGTAGGGGATAGCCTTCCTACGGGACTGAAGGATGTTTCTCAGTACCCTAACTTGATTTATGTATTGCTTAAAAGAGGTTATACCGAAAGTGATATTGCCAACCTCATGTATAAAAACGTATGGCGAGTGTGGCAAAAAACGGTGGATAATGCCACGGTCAGACGGTAGTCAGACCGCATTTATTAAGGTGAGATTAACACACATACGGTCTCACCTTTGTCATAGTCAGACCGTGTGTATGTTAGTAAAAAACCAGCAGCGAAAGCAACGTTAGCCCGCTGAGGAGGAAAAGTAAACCTGCTATTTGTTTTTTGATGGAAGTTGTCATGGCTGTTTTTTTTGTAAAGGTACAGCCACCCAATCGTTGCTTTCAACTCAAATGTGGTGAAGTGAGAAAAATCAACGATAAAGGGGGATTTTTTTATTTTGAAGCGTTTCCATCCTAATTTTGTCCCATGCGAATTTCAAACGATACTGCCGACCGAATCAAACAAACCGCTGACATTGTAGAGGTTATTGGAGATTTTGTGTCACTCAAAAAACGTGGCGCCAATTACATCGCGTGCTGTCCGTTTCATAATGAGAAATCGCCTTCGTTCAACGTTAACCCCGTCCGTCAAATCTACAAGTGTTTTGGCTGTGGTGCGGCGGGCGACTCGGTGAAATTTGTGATGGACATTGAGGGCGTAAGCTACGGCGAAGCCCTCCGACATTTGGCACAGAAATACCACATTGAAGTAGAAGAAGAGCAACAAACGCCTGAGGAGGTATTGCGCCAAAATGAGCGTGATAGCTTGTACATTGTGCTAAATTTTGCCCAAAAACACTACCAAAAGCTGTTAATCGAGCACGAAGAAGGGCAGGCGATTGGGCTAAGTTATTTCAGAAATCGTGGTTTTAACGACCCCACTATCAAATCGTTTGGGTTGGGGTATAGTCTAAACGAATGGGATAATTTGACCAAGGAGGCGGCCAAACGTGGCTATAACCCTGATTTACTGCAAAAAGCGGGTTTGGCCTTGCACAAAGAAGGCAATAACGACCGCTATTACGACCGTTTTCGAGGGCGCGTAATTTTTCCGATTCATAATGTATCGGGGAAAGTAATTGCGTTTGGAGCGCGGATTTTGACCAACGACAAAAATCAGCCCAAGTACATTAACTCTCCCGAAACGGATGTTTACCATAAAAGTAAAGTCCTTTACGGGATTCATCAAGCCAAAAACGCCATTCGGCAAGAGGATGTTTGTTATTTGGTAGAAGGTTACACCGACGTCATTTCACTCCATCAAGCTGGGATTCAGAATGTTGTGGCTTCGTCGGGTACGTCGTTGACCGAAGACCAGATTAAGTTGATTGCCCGCTTTACCCAGAACATTACCATTTTGTACGACGGTGATGCGGCAGGTATCAAAGCGGCTTTGCGGGGCTTGGATATGGTACTGGAGGAAGGTCTTAACGTAAGTTTGGTGACACTTCCTGATGGCGAAGACCCCGATAGTTATGTTTATAGTGTTGGTGCTGAGGGTTTTAAAGCCCACGTCAAGAAGGCGACCAAAGACTTTATAACTTTCAAAACCGAAATGCTTCTTCGTGATGCGGGCGACAATCCGTTTAAACGTGCCGAAGCAATCAACGAAATTGTAGCGAGTATTACTAAAATTCCTGACCCCATCAAACGGCAGATTTTCTTCCGACGTACGGCCGATTTGATGAAAATGGATGAACAAACGCTGATTTCGGAGGGCAACAAATACTTGCGTCAGCAGCAAGAAAAAGCCAAGCCTGCCGAACCACGTCAGAGTCCAAGAAGGCAACAATCATCGCCTTCCCAGCCACCACCGCCGCCCAAATCATCGCCGCCGATGGAGCCCGATGGAATGTTCTTTTCGGATACGTTTATCGAGGAAGAATTTGGGATTTTGGTCGAAGATAACTTTGCTGAGCCTTTACCCAATATCCCCAAGGAAACGCCTAAGCTTGTTACTGAATTACCCAACGATTTATTCAAAACACGGCTGTATTTGCAGGAGCAAGCTTTTGTACGGTTGCTGATTTTGTACGGTCAGGTTGAATTGGAAGCGGGTATTTCACTTTGTCGGTATTTGTTGCACGAAATTGGCGAAATAACCTTTGAAACGCCGTTGTTCAACCTCATTTTAGAGATTTTTAGACAGCGATTTAACTTCGGAGAAGTACCTTCAACTGACTATTTTTTGGGACATCTCGACCCCGATGTGCAGCGATTGACGATTGATTTGTGTACAAATAGCCACCATTTGAGCGAAAATTGGCAAAAGTATGAGATTGTTGTCCCTACCGACGAGGACTTGCTTCATGAAATTGCCTTTAAGAAAATTCTTCGCTTAAAAATGGCGTATTCGGCCGATAAAATGAAGGATTTGATGAATCAATTGGGTAGTCTTTCGGGTGCTACTGACGAAGAGTTTGCCCAAATCATGGACATTCAAAAGCAATATAGGTTTTTCAAAAATATCAACGATTCGGCAGCCAAAGAGCTTGGGACGGTTGTACCTGGGTATTGAGGGGGAGTATCAAAAATATACCCGCAGACCTTCACAGATTTATAAAAGCGCAGATTTGCACGGAACCCCTCTGCGTCATCTGCGTCTTTAAATCTGTGAAGGTCTGCGGGTAAAAAACCATTAAACTGATTGAAACTACCAATGTCTTGTGATGTACTCCTCGCTGAAGATGGCTCTTTGATGTTTAGAAAAGCCCTTATTCGGACATTGCAAGCCCGTCCAGAGGAGCGCGCCATTTTGTTTGAATCCTTCGCCGAACAAATACAAAAAAACGCCGTTTATGAAGACGTTCACAAGTCGTGGACGTATCATTTGCACACGGGCACCGACGGCTCACGTATTTTTCGAGGGGGAATTGGTTTTTCCTTGGTCATTGACCCTCAAGGAAGGCTTTGGCGAGCTGCTACCCACGAAGACTTTGAAACTACCTACACCATTACCCCCACTTCTTGCGAGATTGACACCATGAGACCCCTTTACGCCACCATGCGGGAGTATGTTTTAGGCTACTACGAAAGCTAAAAAACACCGCGCCTTATTTTCCAAACACTCCCAAAAACTTGGCGGGTATTTTGCTTTCGTAGCGAAGGTAGTTGTTCGTTACAGGGTGGGTAAGTCCAAGAACCCAAGCGTGCAGCCCAAGTCGATGAAGTGGATTTTGAGAAGAACCGTATTTTTTATCTCCTACGACCGAATGCCCAAGGTCTTGCATGTGGACCCGAATTTGATTTTTGCGACCTGTCTCCAATTCTACCTTTAAAAGCGAAAAATGGGCATTGGATTGCAGCGTTTCGTAGTGGGTAACCGCTAGTTGACCTCGTTCTGGGTTGTTGGAAGAATAAACAATCGTGGCTTTGCTTTCCTGCAAATACGAACGAATCGTGCCCTGTGGAGGGTTGGGTTTGCCTTCTACCAAAGCAATGTAAGTTCGCTCTTTGGTATCTGGCCCCCATGTCGATTGAAGTTTATTTTTTATGTCTTCACTTTTGGCAAAAACCATTACTCCCGACGTGTCGCGGTCGAGGCGATGAACGATGAAGATTTTATTCTTAGGGTCTTGCGTTTTTACGTGTTCGCTCAACATTCGGTAAGCTGTAGGCTCGTCCCCTCTGTCAGTGGCAATAGAGAGCAAACCAGCCTCTTTTTCAACGATAATCAAATACGCATCTTCAAATAAAATCCGAATGCCCTTCGTGGGGCGCTGTGCGGGTTTTACCGATTTTTTAGGATTTATCTCAACCGTTTGGCCTGCTGATAAACGATGATTAAATTGGGTAACGCTTCGACCGTCCACGTGGATTTGACCATCACGAAGTAAACTTTTGATGTTGGTACGACTGTGATGGGTTAATTTTGACAGTAAAAATACCATCAGTTCAGTCTCTTCGGTCACTTGTAGCTTCATCGTAGCGTTGGAATAATTGAATGATTTGCCCCAAAGGTACGCAAATAGCTAGAATCAGTGCGCTGATTAATACTGCTCACCCGCGCCGCCACCGCCAAAATCTCCTCCTCCCATTTTTACTTCTTGGGAAGCTGTTGATTGGGTTGTTTTGGTTAAATGCGAAAGAACGACAGTTTGGAGGAGGTTGTTTTTGCTACTTTCAGGGGTGATGCTAAAACCAAATTTTGGGGTTTTTAAATAGCGTAAAAGAGCATAAGCGAGGCTTGCCAGAATCAGCCCGCCTAGCAAAAGACCCCATTCGAGTGGGAGTAAAGAATGATAGTGACGGTAAGTGACGATGGAATAAAGGGCGGAAATAAGGGCTACGACGATGATGGAACGGTCACGTAATCGAATCCCCAGCCCTAGTTGCAGGAGTGGAATGAGAAAGGTGAGTGTCCAAAAAAGCCACGAAAATTGGATTTCGGGCGCAGGCATTGGCAAATCGTTTAGAGAGGCATTGGCGTATCGGACAACCATATAATTAACGCTTAAATAGGCACAAAGCAAAGCCACAGGGAGCGTCCATTCGAGGGCGGTTTGCCAGTAAAAAGCGGCTCGACGTTTTGAGAAGCGGTGTAATAAAAAAAACAAGGCGATGGAAATCCCCGACAGTATAAATGGTAAAAATGCTTTCCCGAGTGGGTGTTTAATCAACAACGACGAGAAGATAAATAAGAAGTCGAAAAATAAACCTAATGCTACCAACGGTTCGCCAAAACTATAGACAGCCATGAGCAAAAAGGGTAAATAAAGCAACCCAAACTGCCAAGGCTCTTTAAAATTGTTGATTTCAGAAACCTTCATAAAAACAGGCCCTAATGACCCAAGAATGCAGTACAAAAGCGCGTTGTCGATGCCTGAAAAGTAAAGTTTGCGCTGACGAATGATGTGAACTAATCCAAAAAGTGTTCCGCCGCCGTACAACAAAGCCCCGATGGGTAATCCCCAATTAGCATCGCCCATGAGAATAAGCGTGAAAAACGAACCTCCAAAACCAAATCCAATGATGCCAAAAATAAATAAAAGCGCTTTGATGAATATGTTGGGAGAATAGGGGAGGTTAGCGTGAAGTTTTTGAACTGCTTCTGCCTGTGCTGTTGTCAAAGTACCTTCTTTTTGGAGTTTTTTTGCCAAACCAAGGGCGTAGCAGTTTATTAGCCAAGATTCCTGATATACCTTCATTGGGTCAGTTGGTTAACCATTTTTTATAGTTTAAAATAAACATTACAACGCCACCCGCGCTGGCAAGGAAGTAAAAACCAGTAAAGACCATCCAAGAACCAGCGTCGCCGATTTTGCTGAAGAGCAAATAGGTAAAAGCGATGTAACCGTACAAAATGGCCATTAGTAAAAAGATGAACGATTGCTTTTGCCGAGCGTACCACACAAAAAAGGTGCAACAACCCGCTATTAATAAGGCATACAAAAACCAGTAGCCAGAGGTGAAAAGTCCTGCTAAAGCACCAATGAAAAATAAGTTGCCCGTGAGGATTAAATAGGTGTCGGTGAAATGAGTTTTGATGCCACGATGCGCAAGTCCAAAACTGACGCCACCCACTACCAACGCAAAACCAACGGCGGTATTGATGATTTGGGAACTTCCAAAATCATTTCCCGTCAATACTTCCAAGGGAGCGATACTCAACCCTACCCAAGATGCCAAGGCTGTGAGCCCCATCGACAATACCCCGCGGTGGTCGAAACGGTAAGCACAAAAGATAAACACAACCGCTGGCAGAAAAGCTGCTAATCCATAACGCGTGCCAAAAAGCGAATAACGCCATTGGGCGTAGCCCTCAAGCGAAAGAAATAATAGGGCGCCGAGTAACAACACAAAATCAACAAACTTACCTTCGGAGTTGACTTCTGAAATTGAAAATGGGGAACTGTGTCGATAGGTATAGAAAAAGCATCCCAATGTTAGCAGTGCCAATACCACAATGAGGGCATCGTGTCCAATGGTGTCGATGTGTAAATATACGAGCATCCCCGCGCCTGAGGTAAACAACACAAGGCCAATGTAAAGCAGGTTTCGGAGGAGTGAGTACAACGAAACTGGGCGCGTGTTTTCTGCTTGCTTGATGGTTTCAGCACTGGCAGGTGAAACAATTTCGTGGGTTTGCCACTGAGTTAAAATTTCAGATAAAGGGTTCATATCCCAAAGATGAGCGTAATTTTTGGAATTATAAAATCGACTTATTTTTCGTGGATTTTAAATTTATCTGCGTTGAAAAAAAGAAAAATAGGAGATTAATTAGTTGGTTATCAGTGGAATAGAAAGAGTAATCCCTGGGCTGAAAACCATAAACCGAAACCCGAAAAGATATTTTTTTACTTTTTAATGTCCGACTAAACGATTCATGTCCTAATTTTGCACAATTTTTGAGCTGGCGGTACAGCCGAATAACCCCACAAAACAAAAAAATGCCTAAAAATCCCAACATCAACTCAGTCCTCATCATTGGTTCAGGCCCCATTATCATTGGTCAAGCTTGCGAATTTGACTATTCTGGTTCACAAGCGGCGCGTTCTCTTCGTGAAGAAGGAATTGAGGTCATTCTGATTAACTCGAATCCAGCGACAATCATGACAGACCCCATCAACGCTGATCACGTTTATCTGAAGCCACTAGAGAAAAAGTACATTGTTGAAATTTTAGAGAAACATAAAATCGACGCCGTTTTGCCAACTATGGGTGGTCAGACGGCGTTAAATTTAGCTATTGATTGCGACAAAGCGGGTATCTGGAAAAAGTACGGTGTACAAATCATCGGGGTGGACATCAAGGCCATCGAGACAACCGAAGACCGTGAAAAATTCCGCCTCAAAATGATTGAGTTAGGAGCTGGCGTTTGTAAAGGCCGCACGGCGAAGTCGTTTTTAGAAGGAAAAGAAATCGCCCAAGAAATTGGCTTCCCACTCGTTATTCGTCCTTCATTTACCCTTGGTGGAACAGGAGGTGGTTTTGTAAACGATGCCAAAGACTTTGACAAAGCACTTCAACACGGCTTGTTGGCGTCGCCAGTACATGAGGTGTTGATTGAGCAAAGCGTAATGGGCTGGAAAGAGTACGAATTGGAGCTTTTGCGCGACGGTCTCGGAAACCTTATCATCGTTTGTTCGATTGAGAACTTCGACCCGATGGGTATCCACACGGGCGATAGCGTGACAGTTGCCCCTGCGATGACGCTACCTGATACTCTTTACCAACGTATGCGTGACTTGGCGATTTTGACCATGAACGGTATCGGTAAGTTTGCAGGAGGCTGTAACATTCAGTTCTCGGTAAACCCTGAAACGGACGAAATCATCGTGATTGAAATCAACCCACGGGTTTCGCGTTCGTCGGCTTTGGCATCGAAAGCGACGGGCTATCCAATTGCGAAAATTTCGGCAAAAATGTCGATTGGTTACAACCTCGACGAGCTTATCAACCCAATCACAGGAAGCACATCGGCGTTCTTTGAGCCTACGATTGACTATGTTATCGTAAAAGTACCACGTTGGAACTTCGACAAATTCCCAGGAGCTGACCGCTCATTGGGCTTGCAGATGAAGTCGGTGGGTGAAGCAATGGGGATTGGACGTAACTTCCAAGAAGCCCTTCAAAAAGCGTGTCAGTCGCTCGAAATTCGTCGTAACGGTTTGGGAGCAGATGGCAAAGAAGTGACTGATGTAGAGGTAATTAAAGATAGCCTTGCGCATCCAAGTTGGAACCGCCTGTTCCATATTTACGATGCTTTCAAATTGGGACTTTCGTTCAAAACTATCCAAAATTTGACGAAAATAGATCCTTGGTTCTTACACCAAATTGAAGAACTCGTTGAATTAGAAAAAGAAATTCAGAAATACGACCTCGAAGATATTCCAGCGAGCTTGGTGTTGACGGCCAAACAAAAAGGGTATGCCGATCGCCAAATTGCGCATTTGTTGGGAGTAAAAGAAAGTCGCATTTATAAATTCCGTCAGGAACACAACATCAAGCGCGTGTTCAAGTGCGTTGATACCTGCGCGGCAGAGTTTGAAGCTAAAACGCCTTATTATTACTCAACATTTAGCGTTTCGCAAGACGAACCTGAGAACGAATCGGTGGTTTCAAATCGCAAAAAAGTAGTAGTGTTAGGTTCTGGCCCTAACCGCATCGGACAGGGTATTGAGTTTGACTACTCTTGTGTTCACGGGGTGTTGGCGGCTAAAGAGGCTGGCTACGAAACAGTGATGATTAACTGTAACCCTGAGACGGTTTCTACCGACCCTGATATTGCGGATAAACTTTACTTCGAGCCTGTTTTCTGGGAACACGTTCACGCCATTATCCAGCACGAAAAGCCAGAGGGAGTTATTGTGCAGTTGGGTGGACAAACGGCCTTGAAAATTGCGGAAAAACTACACCAATACGGCATCAAAATCATCGGAAGTAGTTTCGATACCCTCGATTTAGCCGAAGACCGTGGCCGTTTCTCGTCGTTGTTACGCGATTTGGGCATTCCATATCCTAAGTTTGATACTGTTCGTACTTCAGATGCAGCCGTTGAAATCGGTAAAAACCTCGGCTTCCCATTGTTGGTTCGTCCAAGTTACGTTTTGGGTGGACAAAGCATGAAGATTGTCTTGAACGAACAAGAATTGGAACAACACGTTGTGAAAATCTTGAACGATATTCCAGATAATAACATCTTGCTTGACCACTACCTCGAAAACGCCATCGAAGCTGAATCAGATGCCATTTGTGACGGTGAAGATGCGTACATTATTGGGGTGATGGAACACATCGAACCTGCTGGTATCCACTCAGGTGACTCGCACGCTACCTTGCCTCCGTTCCATTTGACGGAAGACGAAATTCGTCAGATTGAGGAGATTACGTTGAAAGTAGCCAAAGCCATGAAAGTCAAAGGCTTGATTAACATGCAGTTTGCCGTAAAAAATGGCGTGGTGTATGTCATCGAAGCCAACCCACGTGCTTCGCGTACGGTACCGTTTATTTGCAAAGCATACCAGGAACCTTACGTAAACTACGCAACCAAGTTTATGTTGGGCGACAAAAAAGTGTCTGATATTCAGTTCAATCCTGTGAAAAAGGGATGGGCGATTAAGATTCC contains:
- a CDS encoding dipeptidase, with product MKHLIITIAALLFVQLNGAAQNQSYLKEVEKKEMTDEWFRKKADELAHKYILTDGHVDLPYRLKIKNFRLEREYLGIPLKTTEGDFDYERAKKGGLSAPFMSIYIPSSYQQTGGAKELADSLINMVRGIATAHPDKFGIVTTPKEADANFKKGVISFPMGMENGAPLQTISDVAYFRKKGISYVTLTHGKDNLICDSSYDTTHTHKGLSAYGRDVVKEMNRVGIMVDISHVSDDAFYQAIELSSVPVIASHSSCRYFTPTFKRNMSDDMIKLLAKKGGVIQINFGSSFLDEKYRQQIEALQDKFGKALKDKGIKMGTPEADEFQKQFQKENPVLFADVETVADHIDHVVKLTGSTKHVGIGSDFDGVGDSLPTGLKDVSQYPNLIYVLLKRGYTESDIANLMYKNVWRVWQKTVDNATVRR
- a CDS encoding RluA family pseudouridine synthase, which encodes MKLQVTEETELMVFLLSKLTHHSRTNIKSLLRDGQIHVDGRSVTQFNHRLSAGQTVEINPKKSVKPAQRPTKGIRILFEDAYLIIVEKEAGLLSIATDRGDEPTAYRMLSEHVKTQDPKNKIFIVHRLDRDTSGVMVFAKSEDIKNKLQSTWGPDTKERTYIALVEGKPNPPQGTIRSYLQESKATIVYSSNNPERGQLAVTHYETLQSNAHFSLLKVELETGRKNQIRVHMQDLGHSVVGDKKYGSSQNPLHRLGLHAWVLGLTHPVTNNYLRYESKIPAKFLGVFGK
- a CDS encoding DUF2157 domain-containing protein, with amino-acid sequence MNPLSEILTQWQTHEIVSPASAETIKQAENTRPVSLYSLLRNLLYIGLVLFTSGAGMLVYLHIDTIGHDALIVVLALLTLGCFFYTYRHSSPFSISEVNSEGKFVDFVLLLGALLFLSLEGYAQWRYSLFGTRYGLAAFLPAVVFIFCAYRFDHRGVLSMGLTALASWVGLSIAPLEVLTGNDFGSSQIINTAVGFALVVGGVSFGLAHRGIKTHFTDTYLILTGNLFFIGALAGLFTSGYWFLYALLIAGCCTFFVWYARQKQSFIFLLMAILYGYIAFTYLLFSKIGDAGSWMVFTGFYFLASAGGVVMFILNYKKWLTN
- the carB gene encoding carbamoyl-phosphate synthase large subunit, with product MPKNPNINSVLIIGSGPIIIGQACEFDYSGSQAARSLREEGIEVILINSNPATIMTDPINADHVYLKPLEKKYIVEILEKHKIDAVLPTMGGQTALNLAIDCDKAGIWKKYGVQIIGVDIKAIETTEDREKFRLKMIELGAGVCKGRTAKSFLEGKEIAQEIGFPLVIRPSFTLGGTGGGFVNDAKDFDKALQHGLLASPVHEVLIEQSVMGWKEYELELLRDGLGNLIIVCSIENFDPMGIHTGDSVTVAPAMTLPDTLYQRMRDLAILTMNGIGKFAGGCNIQFSVNPETDEIIVIEINPRVSRSSALASKATGYPIAKISAKMSIGYNLDELINPITGSTSAFFEPTIDYVIVKVPRWNFDKFPGADRSLGLQMKSVGEAMGIGRNFQEALQKACQSLEIRRNGLGADGKEVTDVEVIKDSLAHPSWNRLFHIYDAFKLGLSFKTIQNLTKIDPWFLHQIEELVELEKEIQKYDLEDIPASLVLTAKQKGYADRQIAHLLGVKESRIYKFRQEHNIKRVFKCVDTCAAEFEAKTPYYYSTFSVSQDEPENESVVSNRKKVVVLGSGPNRIGQGIEFDYSCVHGVLAAKEAGYETVMINCNPETVSTDPDIADKLYFEPVFWEHVHAIIQHEKPEGVIVQLGGQTALKIAEKLHQYGIKIIGSSFDTLDLAEDRGRFSSLLRDLGIPYPKFDTVRTSDAAVEIGKNLGFPLLVRPSYVLGGQSMKIVLNEQELEQHVVKILNDIPDNNILLDHYLENAIEAESDAICDGEDAYIIGVMEHIEPAGIHSGDSHATLPPFHLTEDEIRQIEEITLKVAKAMKVKGLINMQFAVKNGVVYVIEANPRASRTVPFICKAYQEPYVNYATKFMLGDKKVSDIQFNPVKKGWAIKIPVFSFNKFPNVNKELGPEMKSTGEGIYFIDSLEDDFFQKVYGERNLYLSR
- the dnaG gene encoding DNA primase — encoded protein: MRISNDTADRIKQTADIVEVIGDFVSLKKRGANYIACCPFHNEKSPSFNVNPVRQIYKCFGCGAAGDSVKFVMDIEGVSYGEALRHLAQKYHIEVEEEQQTPEEVLRQNERDSLYIVLNFAQKHYQKLLIEHEEGQAIGLSYFRNRGFNDPTIKSFGLGYSLNEWDNLTKEAAKRGYNPDLLQKAGLALHKEGNNDRYYDRFRGRVIFPIHNVSGKVIAFGARILTNDKNQPKYINSPETDVYHKSKVLYGIHQAKNAIRQEDVCYLVEGYTDVISLHQAGIQNVVASSGTSLTEDQIKLIARFTQNITILYDGDAAGIKAALRGLDMVLEEGLNVSLVTLPDGEDPDSYVYSVGAEGFKAHVKKATKDFITFKTEMLLRDAGDNPFKRAEAINEIVASITKIPDPIKRQIFFRRTADLMKMDEQTLISEGNKYLRQQQEKAKPAEPRQSPRRQQSSPSQPPPPPKSSPPMEPDGMFFSDTFIEEEFGILVEDNFAEPLPNIPKETPKLVTELPNDLFKTRLYLQEQAFVRLLILYGQVELEAGISLCRYLLHEIGEITFETPLFNLILEIFRQRFNFGEVPSTDYFLGHLDPDVQRLTIDLCTNSHHLSENWQKYEIVVPTDEDLLHEIAFKKILRLKMAYSADKMKDLMNQLGSLSGATDEEFAQIMDIQKQYRFFKNINDSAAKELGTVVPGY